One Acinetobacter colistiniresistens DNA window includes the following coding sequences:
- a CDS encoding TetR/AcrR family transcriptional regulator C-terminal domain-containing protein, which produces MSKKDIAPQRLTREIVLRTALDMLNEEGIDSITTRKLAQRLGIKSPTLYWHFKNKSLLMEAMAETIINEHHLVSLPIDGMTWQDWLLANSVSFRRALLAYRDGARLHARTSPSQGHFNTIEAQVALLSHAGFSPVEAVALLMTLGRFIVGWVLEEQQEEIRSDPPFEADPTIYPLMLQGVNTLQNMNADDIFENGIRMVIIGAERQLDIKMQT; this is translated from the coding sequence ATGAGTAAAAAAGATATTGCACCTCAACGTCTGACACGTGAAATAGTCCTGCGTACCGCATTGGATATGTTGAATGAAGAAGGCATAGATTCAATAACCACACGCAAGCTAGCTCAACGATTGGGTATTAAATCTCCAACTCTATATTGGCATTTCAAGAATAAATCCTTGTTAATGGAAGCAATGGCGGAAACCATTATAAATGAACACCATTTAGTTTCTTTACCCATCGATGGGATGACATGGCAAGATTGGTTGCTCGCTAATTCTGTAAGCTTTCGTCGAGCACTACTAGCTTACCGTGATGGTGCTCGTCTACATGCAAGAACTAGCCCCAGTCAAGGACATTTCAACACGATTGAGGCCCAAGTTGCGCTGTTATCTCATGCTGGGTTTTCTCCTGTTGAAGCAGTTGCATTACTTATGACATTAGGAAGGTTTATTGTTGGGTGGGTCCTTGAGGAGCAGCAAGAAGAAATAAGATCAGACCCACCATTCGAAGCCGATCCAACTATATATCCACTCATGCTCCAAGGAGTGAATACCTTACAAAATATGAATGCGGATGACATTTTTGAAAATGGGATTCGT